In Peromyscus maniculatus bairdii isolate BWxNUB_F1_BW_parent chromosome 9, HU_Pman_BW_mat_3.1, whole genome shotgun sequence, one genomic interval encodes:
- the Gjb2 gene encoding gap junction beta-2 protein, with protein MDWGTLQSILGGVNKHSTSIGKIWLTVLFIFRIMILVVAAKEVWGDEQADFVCNTLQPGCKNVCYDHYFPISHIRLWALQLIFVSTPALLVAMHVAYRRHEKKRKFMKGEIKNEFKDIEEIKTQKVRIEGSLWWTYTTSIFFRVIFEAVFMYVFYIMYNGFFMQRLVKCNAWPCPNTVDCFISRPTEKTVFTVFMISVSGICILLNITELCYLFIRYCSGKSKRPV; from the coding sequence ATGGATTGGGGCACGCTACAGAGTATCCTCGGGGGTGTCAACAAACACTCCACCAGCATTGGGAAGATCTGGCTCACCGTCCTATTCATTTTCCGCATCATGATCCTCGTGGTGGCCGCAAAAGAGGTGTGGGGAGATGAGCAAGCCGACTTTGTGTGCAACACCCTCCAGCCTGGCTGCAAGAATGTGTGCTACGATCACTACTTCCCCATCTCTCACATCCGGCTCTGGGCCCTGCAGCTGATCTTCGTGTCCACACCAGCCCTCCTGGTAGCCATGCATGTGGCCTACAGGagacatgaaaagaaaaggaagttcaTGAAGGGAGAGATAAAGAACGAGTTTAAGGACATTGAAGAGATCAAAACCCAGAAGGTCCGTATCGAAGGGTCCCTCTGGTGGACCTACACCACCAGCATCTTCTTCCGGGTCATCTTCGAAgctgtcttcatgtatgtcttttacatcatgtacaATGGCTTCTTCATGCAGCGTCTAGTGAAATGCAATGCTTGGCCTTGTCCTAATACAGTGGACTGCTTCATTTCCAGGCCCACAGAAAAGACAGTCTTCACGGTGTTCATGATTTCAGTATCTGGAATTTGCATCCTGCTTAATATCACAGAATTGTGCTATTTGTTCATTAGATATTGCTCAGGAAAGTCAAAAAGACCAGTTTAA
- the LOC107402642 gene encoding uncharacterized protein LOC107402642 has product MAADNAARKPRGNSSKGTLATRRSRAWNGLSPASLPAPRGAGPPRSGCADASCPVRSSEHGGSSRVQEPRPAAPAAETCPRLGSLSAVAVPRGDGSVRSGLCFPGPRWPGPRLAPHASLPAETRAPAAAGRRDQARATLLRLGGADRLSHLCPEERAALAGEKPQGAVAWKVQVLSG; this is encoded by the coding sequence ATGGCGGCAGACAACGCAGCCAGGAAGCCTCGGGGAAATTCTAGCAAAGGAACTTTGGCAACGCGTCGCAGTCGCGCGTGGAACGGCCTGTCCCCCGCGTCCCTCCCCGCCCCGCGCGGTGCGGGACCTCCCCGCTCCGGCTGTGCGGACGCTTCCTGTCCTGTGCGCAGCAGCGAGCACGGCGGGAGCAGCCGGGTCCAAGAGCCCAGGCCAGCCGCTCCAGCCGCAGAAACGTGTCCGCGGCTTGGGTCCCTATCCGCGGTGGCGGTGCCCCGCGGGGACGGCTCAGTGCGTTCCGGCCTCTGTTTCCCAGGACCGCGGTGGCCCGGACCTCGCCTCGCACCTCACGCGTCCCTACCGGCGGAGACTCGAGCTCCAGCCGCTGCGGGGCGTCGCGATCAAGCGCGGGCCACACTGCTGCGACTCGGGGGCGCGGATCGGCTGTCGCACCTGTGTCCCGAGGAGCGCGCGGCGCTGGCTGGCGAGAAGCCGCAAGGCGCTGTTGCCTGGAAGGTGCAGGTCCTGAGTGGGTAG
- the Gjb6 gene encoding gap junction beta-6 protein, producing MDWGTLHTVIGGVNKHSTSIGKVWITVIFIFRVMILVVAAQEVWGDEQEDFVCNTLQPGCKNVCYDHFFPVSHIRLWALQLIFVSTPALLVAMHVAYYRHETARKFIRGEKRNEFKDLEDIKRQKVRIEGSLWWTYTSSIFFRIIFEAAFMYVFYFLYNGYHLPWVLKCGIDPCPNLVDCFISRPTEKTVFTVFMIAASVICMLLNVAELCYLLLKLCFRRSKRTQAQKNHPNHALKESKQNEINELISDSGQNAITSFPS from the coding sequence ATGGATTGGGGGACCCTGCACACTGTCATCGGTGGTGTGAACAAGCACTCCACCAGCATAGGGAAGGTGTGGATCACGGTCATCTTCATTTTCCGAGTCATGATCCTTGTGGTGGCGGCCCAGGAAGTATGGGGTGATGAGCAGGAGGACTTTGTGTGCAACACTCTGCAGCCAGGGTGCAAGAATGTCTGCTACGACCACTTCTTCCCGGTGTCCCACATCCGGCTCTGGGCCCTGCAGCTCATCTTCGTGTCTACGCCAGCATTGCTGGTGGCCATGCATGTGGCCTACTACAGACACGAAACAGCCCGTAAGTTTATCCGTGGGGAGAAGAGGAACGAATTTAAAGACCTGGAGGACATCAAGCGGCAGAAGGTGCGCATCGAGGGCTCGCTGTGGTGGACATACACCAGCAGCATCTTCTTCCGCATCATCTTTGAAGCCGCCTTCATGTATGTGTTCTACTTCCTCTACAATGGGTACCACCTGCCCTGGGTGCTGAAATGCGGCATTGATCCCTGCCCCAATCTTGTGGACTGCTTTATTTCGAGGCCAACCGAGAAAACGGTGTTTACGGTGTTTATGATTGCCGCATCTGTGATTTGCATGCTGCTCAATGTGGCCGAGCTGTGTTACCTGCTGCTAAAATTGTGTTTCAGGAGATCCAAAAGAACACAGGCGCAGAAGAACCATCCCAACCATGCCCTGAAAGAGAGCAAGCAGAATGAAATTAACGAGCTGATCTCAGATAGCGGTCAGAATGCAATCACAAGTTTCCCAAGTTAA